The segment TCTGCGGATAAATCTTCTGCACGCACGTGTAGGAACGCCGCCCATACTGATAAGGATGCAGTTGTTTTTGTCCCAGTAGTCGTACTTGACAAGTCTCTGGAACGCACCGGCGGTTTCAATGGCGAGAATAAATTTCGCGTCGCTAGAAAACTCAAGCTCTTCGACATCAATCGGAATAGAATACGCACCGGAGCCGAAACGTGTGCAGTCTATTTTCAATCTGTTTCCCTTCGAGTCTTTGTCGATAACAACGAGTCTGCCTGCGACTTCGCCGCCTTTCTCTTCGGGAATGAATTTGAGCTGTTCGCGGTTGACGCCGAACATCGCTTCGATATCGTCCATTATTGTGTCCGATTCGGGCTGTTCGGTAAAGCCCGCCTTGCCCCAGTTCTTCGAGATGTAATAGGCCTCCCTCTTTGTTGCCATGTTGCTGGCCTCGATTAGCTCTTTTGAAAGCGACATCATCTTGAGAGTCTGGGCAAAGGTTTTTACGGTGCTTACCGTCAGAGTTCTTATCTTGTTTTTGCCGAGGATTTCAAAATGTCCCTCGTCGGAATGGTATTTAACATTGCCCAGCGAACGAACAGGAGTGGACATAGTCGGTTTTTGTCTCTTTAAAATCTTGTCCTGAATAGACTTGGCGGCATTTTTTATCTTTTCGGCAACGGCCGAATCGGTCTTCTTTGTCATGTGCTGTAACTCCCTGCCTAAAATATATAAGGGGAAATTCCCCATAAATTAACATGTATAATCTAAGGCCCAAAATTGCGTAATTCAAGTCTAAAGTTTTTGTATTTTTGCCCAAAAATGCCTTGACAGGCATTGTGGATTCTGATTTTATGGGATGTATGGGTACCGGGAATTCAATTGACTTTGCTCTTTAAAATTGCTATAATATCTTTGTTGTAAATAAGCTGCGTCAAGCAGTTTAAGAACCTCGGCGAGGCAGTGTCAAAACAGTGGTTTCCCCCCAGCCACTTTGGCCGTCTCGCCATTTTTGAGGCGGCGAGAATTTCCCCCAATGACGTAGCCGCCCCCCAGCTGCGTCACTATCTCGCTGAAAAATCCTCGGCGAGGCAGGTACAACATTGGTTTCCCCCCAAGCCACGTTGTCCTGCTCGCCATTTTTTATGCGCAGATTTTCCCCGGCGATATAATATGGGACTGTTTTCACGAGGTGTTTATTGTCCGGTTATCCGGACGATGACAGTTCTTCTTCTGGGTCCGTCGAATTCACAAAAATAAATTCCCTGCCATGTGCCGAGCTGCATTTTTCCGCCGCTTATTATCACTGTTTCGCTGCATCCTACCAGCGAGCTTTTGACGTGAGAATCCGAATTGCCTTCGGAGTGTAAATAGCCGGCTCTGTCCTGCGGCAAGAGGGCCGAAAGCGTCAGCAGAATATCATGCACGACATCGGGGTCGGCGTTTTCATTTATGGTTATCGCCGCGGTTGTGT is part of the Phycisphaerae bacterium genome and harbors:
- a CDS encoding secondary thiamine-phosphate synthase enzyme YjbQ, which codes for MKTANSSFTVSTGKRNEMVDITGKVEKAVADAGVSDGSVIIYCPHTTAAITINENADPDVVHDILLTLSALLPQDRAGYLHSEGNSDSHVKSSLVGCSETVIISGGKMQLGTWQGIYFCEFDGPRRRTVIVRITGQ
- a CDS encoding DNA topoisomerase IV subunit A; its protein translation is MTKKTDSAVAEKIKNAAKSIQDKILKRQKPTMSTPVRSLGNVKYHSDEGHFEILGKNKIRTLTVSTVKTFAQTLKMMSLSKELIEASNMATKREAYYISKNWGKAGFTEQPESDTIMDDIEAMFGVNREQLKFIPEEKGGEVAGRLVVIDKDSKGNRLKIDCTRFGSGAYSIPIDVEELEFSSDAKFILAIETAGAFQRLVKYDYWDKNNCILISMGGVPTRACRRFIRRLSDKLKIPVYAFVDGDPYGYFNIYRTLKVGSGNSAHLNQFFCVPKAKFLGVTPQDIVDYKLPTHPLKEVDIKRAKDALKNDPFVKHHKPWQAAINQMLNMGVRVEQQAFAKHGLDFVVAEYLPRKLKNVVKFLP